From Chelatococcus sp. YT9, a single genomic window includes:
- a CDS encoding GMC family oxidoreductase N-terminal domain-containing protein, giving the protein MPAETPAEAGGEPGQNVFDIAIVGGGSSGCVLANRLSADPRRRVLLIEAGRDIKPGEETPAMLDIYPGRVAFDPVNHWPALPAYFRPVAHNAAERPPLGRYEQPRLMGGGSSINGQVANRGTPDDYDEWERLGATGWNWQSVLPYFKKLERDLDYGGPLHGDSGPIPIYRVPRERWPAFSLAAEAALADAGFAALGDQNGRFEDGYFPMTLSNDGVHRVSTARAYLDRETRRRPNLVVMADASVSGLIWQGRRVVGVRIHGTNGVTRTIGARETIIAAGAIHSPALLMKSGIGPATDLRRLGLPVVHDLPGVGQNLQEHPGISLSAYLARGARLRGTTRRHIHLGLRYSSGVEDGMPSDMYMMVVAKSAWHPLGRQIATLLSWINKPYARGSVTLQSADLSMPPLAAFNHLADIRDVRRLTASVRFMARLLASQALVGHVAHASPSRYSGFAKALGRYGLRNFLITAPAAVALDALPFLRQPFFRSFVAGGMRLADLLASDEAIATYIRDNAFGQWHACGTCRMGTAEDREAVTDPASGRVHGVGGLRVIDASVMPTVPRANLNIPVIMLAERLADAVLAAGD; this is encoded by the coding sequence ATGCCGGCTGAGACGCCGGCGGAGGCGGGGGGCGAACCCGGCCAGAATGTCTTTGACATCGCGATCGTCGGCGGCGGTAGCAGCGGCTGCGTGCTGGCGAACCGGCTCTCCGCCGATCCGCGGCGGCGGGTGCTCCTCATCGAGGCGGGGCGGGACATCAAGCCGGGGGAAGAAACGCCCGCGATGCTCGATATCTACCCCGGCCGCGTCGCCTTCGACCCCGTCAACCACTGGCCCGCCTTGCCAGCCTATTTCCGGCCCGTCGCGCATAACGCTGCCGAGCGTCCTCCTCTCGGGCGCTATGAGCAACCGCGACTGATGGGCGGCGGCTCCAGCATCAACGGTCAGGTTGCCAATCGCGGCACGCCCGATGACTATGACGAGTGGGAACGGCTAGGGGCCACGGGCTGGAACTGGCAGTCGGTGCTGCCCTATTTCAAGAAGCTCGAGCGGGACCTCGACTACGGCGGGCCGCTCCACGGCGACAGCGGGCCTATCCCCATCTATCGTGTTCCTCGCGAGCGCTGGCCGGCCTTTTCGCTAGCGGCGGAAGCGGCGCTGGCGGACGCCGGCTTTGCTGCGCTCGGCGACCAGAATGGCCGCTTCGAGGACGGCTATTTCCCGATGACGCTCTCGAATGACGGTGTCCACCGCGTCTCGACAGCGCGCGCCTATCTCGATCGCGAGACGCGCCGGCGTCCCAATCTGGTCGTCATGGCGGATGCTTCCGTCTCGGGCCTCATTTGGCAGGGGCGGCGGGTGGTGGGCGTCAGGATCCATGGCACAAACGGCGTGACGCGCACCATAGGGGCTCGGGAGACCATCATCGCCGCGGGCGCCATTCACAGCCCGGCGCTGTTGATGAAATCGGGCATAGGGCCGGCGACAGATTTGCGCAGGCTCGGGCTCCCGGTCGTGCATGACCTCCCGGGGGTCGGCCAAAACCTGCAGGAGCATCCGGGGATCTCGCTCTCTGCTTATCTTGCGCGCGGCGCGCGACTGCGGGGCACGACGCGCCGGCATATTCACCTTGGTCTGCGCTACAGCTCGGGCGTAGAAGATGGAATGCCGTCGGACATGTATATGATGGTGGTGGCGAAATCCGCCTGGCATCCTCTTGGCCGGCAAATCGCGACGCTGCTGTCGTGGATCAACAAGCCCTATGCGCGTGGCAGTGTCACCTTGCAGAGCGCTGATCTGTCAATGCCGCCGCTCGCGGCTTTCAACCATCTGGCTGATATTCGTGATGTCAGGCGATTGACGGCCTCGGTCCGCTTCATGGCGCGCCTCCTCGCCTCTCAGGCGCTGGTCGGGCACGTGGCCCATGCCTCGCCCTCGCGCTACAGCGGCTTCGCCAAGGCGCTGGGGCGCTATGGCCTGCGCAACTTCCTCATCACCGCGCCGGCGGCGGTGGCGCTCGACGCGCTGCCTTTCCTCCGGCAACCCTTCTTCAGGAGCTTTGTGGCAGGCGGCATGCGCCTCGCGGATCTCCTGGCGAGCGATGAGGCGATCGCGACCTATATCCGCGATAATGCCTTCGGCCAATGGCATGCCTGCGGCACCTGCCGGATGGGTACCGCCGAAGACCGTGAGGCTGTGACGGATCCCGCCTCGGGCCGTGTCCACGGCGTGGGCGGGTTGCGCGTGATAGACGCCTCCGTGATGCCGACGGTGCCACGCGCCAATCTCAACATTCCCGTCATCATGCTGGCTGAGCGTCTGGCTGATGCTGTCCTTGCGGCAGGTGATTGA
- a CDS encoding sugar ABC transporter permease, which translates to MRSSATAYIYIAPAFALLLFVLFSPVLYGFWFTLFRIEYGAPTDFVGLGNYVRLMEDPSLLPTLGRSGVFTAACVVFTIMIAMALAIWINRLPARTAFMVQMVVIVPWIISAVVATLLFRWVFVNDIGVASYVVQLLGFDAMQPLNNPTGAMVLLVAVSVWKRIGYAVLVLLAGLKSIPDDYDEAARIDGANNWQIFRMITLPLLKTPLLLIAIVLTLSTFNTVETPLVMTGGGPGDATRILAMDVYERAFTNYDLGSATALAIVMFAGNILLVMSYVRLARWQA; encoded by the coding sequence ATGAGATCGAGCGCAACTGCGTATATTTATATAGCGCCAGCCTTTGCGCTACTTCTCTTCGTTTTGTTCTCTCCCGTGCTTTACGGATTCTGGTTCACACTGTTTCGTATCGAGTATGGGGCCCCGACGGATTTCGTAGGCTTGGGCAACTACGTCAGGCTCATGGAGGACCCCTCTCTGCTCCCGACGCTGGGTCGCAGCGGCGTCTTCACGGCAGCCTGTGTCGTGTTCACGATCATGATCGCCATGGCGCTCGCGATCTGGATCAACCGTTTGCCGGCGCGCACGGCCTTCATGGTGCAGATGGTCGTCATCGTGCCGTGGATCATCTCGGCGGTGGTCGCCACGCTTCTCTTCCGGTGGGTCTTCGTCAACGACATCGGTGTCGCAAGTTATGTCGTCCAGCTCCTCGGGTTCGATGCGATGCAGCCGCTGAACAACCCAACCGGGGCGATGGTGCTGCTTGTCGCAGTGTCAGTCTGGAAACGTATCGGCTACGCGGTTCTCGTGCTCCTGGCTGGTCTCAAGAGCATACCGGACGACTATGATGAGGCCGCGCGTATCGACGGTGCCAATAACTGGCAGATATTCCGCATGATTACGCTGCCGTTGTTGAAGACGCCTTTGTTGTTGATCGCCATCGTCCTAACTCTGTCGACCTTCAATACCGTCGAGACACCCTTGGTAATGACCGGTGGTGGTCCCGGCGACGCGACGCGCATCCTCGCCATGGATGTCTACGAGCGCGCCTTCACGAACTACGATCTCGGCTCGGCCACCGCGCTCGCCATCGTCATGTTCGCGGGCAACATCCTCCTCGTGATGTCCTATGTGCGGCTCGCCCGCTGGCAAGCGTGA
- the adh gene encoding aldehyde dehydrogenase codes for MQEETLNKPEIFRAAATPFKARYGNFINGQWTEPQAGRYFENTSPVNGKLLCEVARSDASDIEAALDAAHAAKDAWGRTSVAERALLLNRIADVMQENLSLLAEAETWDNGKPIRETTAADLPLAIDHFRYFAGAVRAQEGGISEIDHDTVAYHFHEPLGVVGQIIPWNFPILMAVWKLAPALAAGNCVVLKPAEQTPASILVLAELIADILPPGVLNIVNGFGLEAGKPLASNPRIAKIAFTGETTTGRLIMQYASQNLIPVTLELGGKSPNIFFKDVTADDDDYLDKAIEGFVMFALNQGEVCTCPSRALIHESIYDRFMEKALGRVKAIKQGNPLDPSPMIGAQASSEQLEKILSYFDIGRQEGAEILAGGERNELPGDLAGGYYVKPTVFKGHNKMRIFQEEIFGPVVSVTTFKDDDEALAIANDTLYGLGAGVWTRDGNRAYRFGRAIQAGRVWTNCYHAYPAHAAFGGYKQSGIGRENHRMMLDHYQQTKNMLVSYSPKKLGFF; via the coding sequence ATGCAGGAGGAAACCTTGAACAAGCCAGAGATCTTTCGTGCGGCGGCCACGCCTTTCAAGGCGCGCTACGGCAATTTCATCAATGGTCAATGGACCGAGCCGCAGGCCGGCCGCTATTTTGAGAATACGTCCCCCGTCAACGGCAAGTTGCTCTGCGAGGTTGCGCGCTCCGACGCCAGCGACATCGAGGCGGCGCTCGATGCCGCCCACGCGGCCAAGGATGCCTGGGGGCGCACCAGCGTCGCCGAGCGCGCGCTGCTGCTCAACCGCATCGCCGATGTCATGCAGGAGAACCTGTCACTTCTCGCCGAGGCCGAGACCTGGGACAACGGCAAGCCGATCCGCGAGACGACCGCCGCCGACCTGCCGCTCGCCATCGACCATTTCCGTTATTTCGCCGGCGCCGTCCGCGCGCAGGAGGGCGGGATCTCGGAGATCGACCACGACACGGTCGCTTACCATTTCCACGAGCCGCTCGGCGTCGTCGGGCAGATCATCCCCTGGAATTTCCCGATCCTGATGGCGGTGTGGAAGCTTGCGCCCGCGCTTGCCGCCGGCAACTGCGTCGTGCTGAAGCCGGCGGAGCAGACGCCCGCCTCGATCCTTGTGCTCGCGGAGCTCATTGCAGATATCCTGCCGCCTGGTGTGCTCAACATCGTCAACGGCTTCGGCCTGGAGGCCGGAAAGCCGCTGGCGTCCAACCCGCGTATCGCCAAGATCGCCTTCACCGGCGAGACGACGACCGGCCGGTTGATCATGCAGTATGCCAGTCAGAACCTCATTCCGGTGACGCTGGAACTCGGCGGCAAGTCTCCGAACATCTTCTTCAAAGATGTGACGGCCGATGATGACGACTATCTCGATAAAGCCATCGAAGGTTTCGTGATGTTCGCCTTGAACCAGGGCGAGGTCTGCACCTGCCCGAGCCGCGCGCTGATCCATGAATCGATCTACGATCGCTTCATGGAGAAGGCGCTCGGCCGCGTGAAGGCCATCAAGCAGGGCAATCCGCTCGATCCGTCGCCGATGATCGGCGCGCAGGCTTCGTCCGAGCAGCTCGAGAAGATCCTCAGCTACTTCGACATCGGCCGGCAGGAGGGCGCCGAGATCCTGGCAGGAGGCGAGCGCAACGAACTGCCGGGCGATCTCGCCGGCGGGTACTACGTCAAGCCGACGGTCTTCAAGGGCCATAACAAGATGCGGATCTTCCAGGAGGAGATCTTCGGACCCGTCGTCTCCGTCACCACCTTCAAGGACGACGACGAGGCACTCGCCATCGCCAACGACACGCTCTACGGGCTTGGCGCCGGGGTATGGACGCGTGACGGCAACCGGGCCTATCGCTTCGGGCGCGCGATCCAGGCCGGCCGGGTATGGACGAACTGCTACCATGCCTATCCCGCCCACGCGGCTTTCGGCGGCTACAAGCAATCGGGCATCGGACGTGAAAACCACCGGATGATGCTCGATCATTACCAGCAAACCAAAAACATGCTGGTCAGCTATTCGCCGAAAAAGCTTGGCTTCTTCTGA
- a CDS encoding sugar ABC transporter substrate-binding protein, which yields MMKTMGSKRLRLIGGASLLALATALPATGAMAETIRMWTFLNPAGNAPREKALAEIIAKFEAANPGAKIAVEPQVWDQMTPKFLAASRGGNAPDVIWVITDLLGDAIKSGAMADLRKLFIDGWTKEQVADHAGAYWDQCAINGKQYCLFTSRNYISVIYRTDLLKEAGIDPATLTTWDKFTEAAKKLTIKDAAGTVTRWGFGQGFSEAQADPQMMIPATLAEQGTLFEENGKARFATPAGVAALALQTDMITKHGVTPKQAATWTPDDLIEQFSAGRLAMYTGASVRVSSVQAKIGADKVGQMLWPGNGKKPHSPAVMAGWAVGVWSGSKNQELAGRFLEYMTGPEGDSIWVTVGGQAPTLGTTIKSLGSYFDKPGNSYMTVTTEGARNFGWLAPIDFGVGGYRQALNKAAQNVVVNGADPKTALEEAEKEFNRRNNR from the coding sequence ATGATGAAGACGATGGGGTCAAAAAGGCTGCGTCTGATCGGAGGGGCGAGCCTGCTCGCGTTGGCCACCGCGCTGCCGGCGACGGGAGCGATGGCGGAGACGATCCGGATGTGGACCTTCCTCAATCCGGCCGGGAATGCGCCGCGGGAGAAAGCCCTGGCCGAGATCATCGCCAAGTTCGAGGCGGCCAATCCCGGCGCCAAGATCGCGGTCGAGCCTCAGGTCTGGGACCAGATGACGCCGAAATTCCTCGCAGCAAGCAGGGGCGGAAATGCGCCCGACGTCATTTGGGTGATCACGGACCTGCTCGGAGATGCCATCAAGTCAGGCGCTATGGCGGATCTGCGGAAGCTCTTCATAGACGGATGGACAAAGGAGCAGGTTGCCGATCATGCCGGCGCCTATTGGGATCAATGCGCTATCAACGGCAAGCAATACTGCCTTTTTACGTCGCGCAACTACATATCGGTAATCTACCGCACAGATCTTCTGAAAGAGGCGGGTATTGACCCGGCGACCTTGACCACTTGGGATAAATTCACCGAAGCGGCGAAGAAGCTCACGATCAAGGACGCTGCCGGCACGGTGACCCGTTGGGGGTTCGGTCAAGGCTTCAGCGAGGCGCAGGCCGATCCCCAGATGATGATCCCGGCGACGCTCGCTGAGCAGGGCACTCTCTTCGAGGAAAATGGCAAGGCGCGTTTCGCGACGCCCGCCGGCGTAGCGGCGCTTGCGCTCCAGACTGACATGATCACCAAGCACGGGGTGACGCCGAAGCAGGCGGCGACATGGACGCCGGACGACCTGATCGAGCAATTCTCGGCCGGACGCCTCGCGATGTACACGGGCGCGAGCGTGCGCGTCTCCAGCGTCCAGGCGAAGATCGGCGCGGACAAGGTCGGGCAGATGCTGTGGCCTGGCAATGGAAAGAAGCCGCATTCTCCCGCTGTCATGGCAGGTTGGGCGGTCGGCGTTTGGTCCGGCTCCAAGAATCAGGAACTCGCCGGCCGCTTTCTCGAATATATGACCGGCCCGGAGGGCGATTCCATCTGGGTCACCGTTGGTGGACAGGCACCGACGCTGGGAACAACCATCAAGTCTCTCGGGTCTTACTTCGATAAACCAGGCAATAGCTATATGACCGTCACCACTGAAGGTGCCCGGAATTTCGGATGGCTCGCCCCCATCGACTTTGGCGTCGGCGGTTACCGGCAGGCCCTGAACAAGGCGGCGCAGAACGTCGTGGTGAACGGGGCGGATCCGAAGACGGCGCTTGAGGAAGCGGAAAAGGAATTCAATCGCCGCAACAACCGGTAA
- a CDS encoding carbohydrate ABC transporter permease, whose amino-acid sequence MTSATLSSAVAAAPVRRFVPSLGWLWSGLFGCLVILNIAPLIWGIITSFKGQADLFRFPPTFVSFTPTIENYERVFLSGFGGNLGISLVNALVAVVFALVLALPAAYAFDRFNFPLRRVLFLAVVASIPLSIGAAALLIPNYVYFASLGLTNTPIVLPMLYAAHQLPMAIWVIKGTIEGIPRELDEAATADGCTTFQILRYVILPLVRPALGAAAILVFVGSWNEFVASSVMVDSPSLRTVQPAIYSFIGFFGREWGPLTASATLAILPILIIFALFGRLMVSGLTKGSVKG is encoded by the coding sequence ATGACCTCGGCAACATTGTCATCAGCTGTCGCCGCCGCGCCGGTCCGTCGTTTCGTGCCGAGCCTCGGCTGGCTATGGAGCGGGCTCTTTGGCTGTCTCGTCATCCTCAATATCGCGCCGCTGATCTGGGGCATCATCACCTCCTTCAAGGGGCAGGCGGATCTGTTTCGCTTTCCGCCGACATTCGTCAGCTTCACGCCAACGATCGAGAACTATGAACGCGTGTTCCTGAGCGGCTTCGGCGGCAACCTGGGCATCAGCCTCGTCAATGCGCTGGTCGCGGTGGTCTTCGCCCTCGTGCTAGCCCTTCCTGCCGCCTATGCTTTTGACCGCTTCAACTTCCCCCTGCGTCGGGTGCTTTTTCTGGCGGTGGTCGCAAGCATACCGCTGTCTATTGGTGCCGCGGCCCTGCTTATTCCCAACTATGTTTATTTTGCATCGCTAGGGCTCACGAATACGCCGATCGTCTTGCCGATGCTCTACGCGGCTCACCAGTTGCCCATGGCGATCTGGGTGATCAAGGGCACGATCGAAGGCATCCCGCGCGAGCTCGACGAGGCGGCCACGGCGGACGGCTGCACGACCTTCCAGATCCTGCGCTACGTGATCCTGCCGCTGGTGCGCCCGGCCTTGGGCGCTGCCGCCATCCTCGTCTTCGTGGGGTCGTGGAACGAATTCGTGGCGAGCTCGGTGATGGTGGATTCGCCCTCGCTGCGCACCGTGCAGCCCGCGATCTACAGCTTCATCGGGTTCTTCGGCCGGGAGTGGGGGCCGCTCACGGCCTCGGCCACCCTCGCCATCCTGCCCATCCTCATCATCTTCGCCCTGTTCGGCCGGCTCATGGTGTCCGGCCTCACCAAGGGCTCCGTCAAGGGATAA
- a CDS encoding DUF779 domain-containing protein codes for MTEAPAARVVATPAAIALMEKLKAQHGPILFHQSGGCCDGSSPMCYPQGDFIVGDRDVKLGEIEGTPVYISASQFEAWQHTQLILDVVPGRGGMFSLDNGTEQRFLSRSRLFSGEEMCVLPPPSRGR; via the coding sequence ATGACGGAGGCGCCCGCAGCCCGGGTAGTAGCGACGCCGGCGGCGATCGCACTGATGGAGAAACTCAAGGCGCAGCACGGCCCCATCCTTTTTCACCAGTCCGGAGGGTGCTGCGATGGCTCCTCGCCGATGTGCTATCCGCAGGGGGATTTCATCGTTGGCGACCGCGACGTCAAACTCGGAGAGATCGAAGGGACCCCTGTCTATATCAGCGCGTCGCAGTTTGAGGCGTGGCAGCACACGCAGCTCATTCTCGATGTCGTGCCGGGCCGAGGAGGCATGTTCTCGCTCGACAATGGTACGGAGCAACGCTTCCTGAGCCGTTCGCGCCTGTTTTCCGGTGAAGAGATGTGCGTTCTGCCTCCGCCATCCCGCGGCCGCTGA
- a CDS encoding heme-binding protein, with amino-acid sequence MQVITRIGLSEANHVLDAAQRRAEAIGVPQNIVVVDESGHLVAARRMDGAKFIAVDIAINKALTAAGSRKATRDLAPAVVPGQAAFGIHAQAGGRFTTLAGGIPLVVEGVVVGAVGVSSGSTDEDQEVAEAGARAFAERFANHAG; translated from the coding sequence ATGCAGGTCATCACGCGCATCGGCCTGAGCGAAGCCAATCACGTCCTCGACGCTGCGCAGCGCCGGGCGGAGGCGATCGGGGTGCCGCAAAACATCGTAGTGGTCGATGAAAGCGGCCATCTCGTCGCCGCGCGGCGCATGGACGGCGCCAAGTTCATCGCCGTGGACATCGCGATCAACAAGGCGTTGACGGCGGCCGGTAGCCGCAAGGCGACGCGCGATCTCGCGCCGGCCGTGGTGCCAGGGCAGGCGGCCTTCGGCATCCATGCCCAGGCGGGTGGCCGCTTCACGACGCTCGCCGGCGGCATTCCCCTGGTCGTGGAGGGCGTGGTCGTTGGCGCGGTCGGGGTCAGCTCCGGCTCGACAGACGAGGATCAGGAGGTGGCGGAGGCTGGCGCGCGCGCCTTCGCGGAGCGGTTCGCGAACCATGCCGGCTGA
- the adhP gene encoding alcohol dehydrogenase AdhP: MARTMKAAVVREFGKPLVIEEVAVPEPGPGMIQVAIKASGVCHTDLHAAEGDWPVKPNPPFIPGHEGVGFVSAVGPGVTHIKEGDRVGVPWLYTACGHCRHCLGGWETLCVEQQNTGYSVNGGFADYVIADPNYVGHLPANVGFVEIAPVLCAGVTVYKGLKVTDTKPGDWVVISGIGGLGHMAVQYAKAMGLNVAAVDIDDAKLDLARRLGATLTVNAKNEDPAAVIRRETDGGAQGVLVTAVSPKAFEQAIGMVGRGGTVSLNGLPPGGFPLDIFGMVLNGITVRGSIVGTRLDLQESLDFAASGKVRATVSTAKLDDINAVFDKMHKGQIEGRIVLDMAS, from the coding sequence ATGGCAAGGACCATGAAAGCCGCCGTCGTGCGGGAATTCGGCAAGCCGCTCGTCATAGAGGAAGTGGCCGTTCCCGAGCCGGGACCGGGCATGATCCAGGTCGCCATCAAGGCCTCGGGCGTCTGCCACACGGATCTGCATGCTGCTGAGGGTGACTGGCCGGTGAAGCCGAACCCCCCCTTCATTCCGGGCCATGAAGGTGTTGGCTTCGTCTCCGCGGTTGGCCCCGGCGTCACGCACATCAAGGAAGGTGACCGGGTCGGCGTGCCGTGGCTTTACACCGCCTGTGGCCATTGCCGGCACTGCCTGGGAGGCTGGGAGACCCTTTGTGTCGAGCAGCAGAACACGGGCTATTCCGTCAACGGGGGCTTCGCTGACTATGTCATCGCGGACCCGAATTATGTCGGGCACCTGCCGGCAAACGTCGGCTTTGTGGAAATCGCACCGGTGCTGTGCGCCGGCGTGACCGTCTACAAAGGCCTGAAAGTCACCGACACCAAGCCCGGTGACTGGGTCGTCATCTCTGGTATCGGTGGCCTGGGCCACATGGCCGTTCAATACGCCAAGGCTATGGGGCTCAATGTCGCCGCGGTGGATATCGACGATGCCAAGCTCGATCTCGCCCGGCGGCTCGGGGCGACTTTGACTGTGAACGCCAAGAATGAGGATCCCGCTGCTGTCATCAGGCGTGAAACCGATGGCGGCGCGCAGGGCGTGCTGGTAACGGCGGTCAGCCCCAAGGCCTTCGAGCAGGCGATCGGCATGGTCGGGCGCGGCGGCACGGTCTCGCTCAATGGGCTGCCCCCGGGCGGCTTTCCGCTCGACATCTTCGGCATGGTGCTGAACGGCATCACAGTTCGCGGCTCTATCGTCGGCACCCGTCTCGACCTGCAGGAATCACTCGATTTTGCCGCCTCCGGCAAAGTCCGTGCGACGGTCTCCACGGCCAAGCTCGATGACATCAACGCTGTCTTCGACAAGATGCATAAAGGCCAGATCGAAGGCCGCATCGTTCTCGACATGGCTTCCTGA
- a CDS encoding 3-oxoacyl-ACP reductase family protein, whose protein sequence is MTLSRLDGRVAVVTGAGRGIGRAVAEALYARGARVAIADIDGDTARLTADALGEGALAVVGDAGRGEDVARMVSEVERGLGGIDILVNNAGQDNALSILDIDEAEWDRLMTTNLKSVFLCTKAVLPGMIAKGRGRVISMSSLVGRQGAINGGIHYATTKAGILGFTRTLARQMAKHGITANAVAPGLIDTDLIRENVTPETRERLQQAIPLARLGATADVGSAVAFLASDEAAYITGATLDVNGGFWIG, encoded by the coding sequence ATGACATTGTCTCGTCTCGATGGCCGCGTGGCCGTCGTAACCGGCGCTGGGCGCGGCATCGGCCGGGCCGTGGCCGAGGCACTCTACGCGCGGGGCGCGCGGGTCGCCATCGCCGATATCGACGGTGACACGGCGCGCCTGACGGCGGATGCGCTGGGAGAGGGCGCGCTCGCGGTCGTTGGTGATGCCGGTCGAGGGGAGGATGTGGCGCGAATGGTGTCCGAGGTCGAGCGCGGCCTCGGCGGCATCGACATCCTCGTCAACAATGCCGGTCAGGACAATGCGCTCTCCATCCTCGACATCGACGAGGCGGAGTGGGACCGGCTGATGACAACCAATCTGAAGAGCGTCTTCCTTTGCACCAAGGCGGTGCTGCCCGGGATGATCGCCAAGGGTCGCGGGCGCGTCATCAGCATGTCGTCGCTGGTCGGCCGGCAAGGAGCGATCAACGGCGGCATCCACTATGCCACCACTAAGGCGGGCATCCTGGGCTTCACCCGCACGCTCGCCCGGCAGATGGCGAAGCACGGCATCACCGCCAATGCGGTGGCGCCGGGGCTGATCGATACCGATCTCATCCGCGAGAACGTCACACCGGAAACGCGGGAGCGGCTGCAACAGGCCATTCCGCTAGCACGGCTCGGCGCCACTGCCGATGTGGGGAGCGCCGTCGCCTTCCTGGCCTCGGACGAGGCGGCCTATATCACGGGCGCGACGCTCGATGTGAACGGCGGCTTCTGGATCGGCTGA
- a CDS encoding GntR family transcriptional regulator, translating into MTSALPDPAELGELVGKPGETLQETLHRTLLEMILFGYFERGARLYPQELSLKFGVSLTPVREALMRLATEGYIEAIPRRGFHIRTPTPKQVADLWQVRFGLEVMAGELAIGRLKAGDITLKSLGPLESIQGKLEAAPKRMSHRLHVDLNGRFHHCLVELSGNDLLVSLYRSIQMQLLGAWIQRGLNSWRDRLESEGVEHHAIIAALRAQDVEQYRAATRKHIDRSLQGALKDLSAQSPGREAE; encoded by the coding sequence ATGACCTCCGCTCTGCCAGACCCAGCAGAACTCGGCGAACTCGTCGGCAAGCCCGGCGAGACTTTGCAGGAGACACTTCATCGCACGCTTCTCGAAATGATCCTGTTCGGATATTTCGAGCGCGGCGCACGACTCTATCCGCAAGAGCTATCGCTGAAATTCGGCGTCAGCCTGACGCCGGTGCGCGAAGCGCTGATGCGCTTGGCGACCGAAGGCTATATCGAGGCGATCCCGCGGCGTGGCTTTCATATCAGAACCCCGACGCCCAAGCAGGTCGCCGATTTATGGCAGGTGCGTTTCGGCCTCGAAGTCATGGCGGGTGAGCTGGCTATTGGGCGTCTCAAAGCCGGTGACATCACCCTGAAAAGTCTCGGACCCCTGGAAAGCATCCAGGGCAAGCTGGAAGCGGCGCCGAAGCGCATGTCGCATCGGCTGCATGTGGATCTGAACGGGCGCTTCCACCATTGTCTCGTCGAATTGAGCGGTAACGATCTGCTCGTCTCGCTTTATCGCTCGATCCAGATGCAGTTGCTCGGTGCGTGGATCCAGCGCGGCCTTAATTCCTGGCGCGATCGCCTTGAAAGCGAAGGTGTCGAGCATCACGCCATTATCGCTGCCCTGCGCGCGCAGGATGTGGAGCAGTATCGCGCGGCGACGCGCAAACACATCGACAGATCATTGCAGGGCGCCCTCAAAGACCTGTCGGCGCAAAGCCCTGGCAGGGAAGCCGAATAG
- a CDS encoding GAF domain-containing protein, which yields MGETAKAHHAARVYSTLSDGASAARSAVAASWSRSVTQYGLDPDQHRPPHRLDSAAFNLAFERTEKLVRLAQHTLDRLFEAVGDAGCCVLLTDRDGVPLDRRGAAGDDADFLNLGLWTGMVWSEASEGTNGVGTCLAEGRPLTIHRDQHFLTRNIGLSCTVSPIWDAEGRLVATLDVSTCRSDLTPTMLRLIATAANEAAQGIEARHFRETFNHARVMLGPDLGKGAVGLIAVDREDLVVGANRAARVAYGLTDARLGAPFPAADLFEGPDSPSEDLATAERGAVQRALSRAKGNVSAAARLLGVSRATMHRKLSRFGLGRNH from the coding sequence ATGGGCGAGACGGCCAAGGCGCACCATGCCGCAAGGGTTTATTCAACGTTGAGCGATGGCGCCTCGGCAGCGCGATCTGCTGTCGCGGCTTCCTGGTCGCGCTCTGTCACCCAATATGGTTTGGATCCGGACCAGCACCGTCCGCCGCATCGCCTTGACAGCGCAGCTTTCAATCTGGCCTTCGAGCGGACTGAGAAGCTGGTCAGGCTCGCGCAGCACACGCTCGACCGCCTGTTCGAGGCCGTGGGTGACGCCGGCTGCTGCGTGCTTCTCACCGACCGCGACGGTGTGCCGCTCGATCGCCGGGGGGCGGCGGGTGATGACGCGGATTTTCTCAATCTCGGTCTCTGGACCGGCATGGTTTGGAGCGAGGCGAGCGAGGGCACCAATGGTGTCGGCACGTGCCTTGCGGAAGGGCGTCCGCTCACCATCCATCGAGATCAGCATTTTCTCACCCGTAATATCGGCCTGAGCTGCACCGTCTCTCCCATCTGGGACGCTGAGGGCCGACTGGTCGCGACGCTCGATGTCTCGACCTGCAGGTCGGATCTGACACCGACCATGCTACGCCTGATCGCCACGGCGGCGAATGAGGCGGCGCAAGGCATTGAGGCGCGTCACTTCCGCGAGACCTTCAACCACGCCCGGGTGATGCTCGGACCTGACCTCGGCAAGGGCGCTGTCGGCCTCATCGCCGTCGATCGGGAGGATCTCGTGGTGGGCGCCAATCGCGCCGCCCGCGTGGCTTATGGTCTGACGGATGCGCGCCTTGGTGCGCCTTTTCCGGCCGCTGACCTTTTTGAGGGGCCGGATAGCCCCAGTGAGGATCTCGCGACGGCCGAGCGCGGCGCCGTGCAGCGCGCTCTCTCCCGCGCCAAGGGCAACGTCTCGGCTGCCGCCCGTTTGCTCGGTGTCAGCCGCGCGACCATGCATCGCAAGCTCTCGCGCTTCGGGCTTGGCCGCAACCATTGA